Genomic DNA from bacterium (Candidatus Blackallbacteria) CG13_big_fil_rev_8_21_14_2_50_49_14:
ACCCCTCAAAAGAGCGCAGCAAAACCCGCAGCCCCTCAGGTTCTGTGCTCAGAACCGTAAGCGCAGCAGACTCTGTCAGTTGTTCTAAGAACTGCTGTTCTTCTTGCCAGATCAGGGCATGTTCACACCACTGCTGCTCTAAACGGGGATTTTCTGCACGTAAAAGCGGTAAAACCTGAGCCCTGATACGGTTGCGAAAAAAATCCAATTCAGCATTGCTGCTGTCTTCACGCCAACTGAGCTGGTAATGCTCAACATAGGCTTCAAGTGCGGCACGGGGGGTGTCCAGCAAAGGTCGAATCAGACGCAGTCCTTGACGCTCCTGCACGGGAGACATGCCCCCCAGCCCCTGCACCGCCCCCCTTACCCATCGCATCAAAAGGCCTTCGGCCTGGTCACTGGCGGTATGGGCCGTTGCCAAGGCATCAAAGCCTTCTTCACGAGCCAAGCTAAAAAGCCAGGCATAACGTAACTCACGGGCCACAGCTTCGAGTGAACTCTGGGCACTGGTTTGATGCACATCGGCCACCGCCAGACGAATTTGCCAAAAGGGAATCGCCAACGCCTGGCAGTGGTCGTTTAGCCACAGGGCATCGGCTGCCGACTCTGTGCGCAGGCCATGATCGATATGGGCCACGCCAAAATCAAGTGCATATTTTTTTTGCCCAAAACGGCGAAAAAAATCCAGCATCACCATCGAGTCAAGCCCGCCTGATACCGCCAACAAAACCCGCGAACCCGCCAGCAAAAGCTGGTGTTTTTCAATCCAAACAAACAGACCGGAGCAAAAGCTGCGGTCTGAAAAGTTTTTCACAGAGATTTAATATCCGTATTTGCTGCGATGAACGCCCAGGATTTCATCCAATTCGGCCATCACCGAACGCAACATGCGGGTCTTTTTATTGTGGGGCAAAAACGCACTCTTAAACCCATTGATCAAGATATTGGCGATATCGTGAAGATCCAGATCAAAGATCTGTGAAGCCAGATAGAGCTCATCGGTCACGGTGGTATTGGAGATCAGGCGATTATCCGTATTGATCGTCACGCGCAAGCCCAAATCATAGTATTTTTTCAGGGGGTGGTGCTCAAGCTTATCAATCGCCTTGGTCTGCAGATTCGAGGTCAGGCAAATTTCCAGCGGAATGCGGTGATCATTGACATAGTTCAGCATATCGCGGTCTTCGATCAGGCGGGTGCCATGGCCAATCCGGTGCGCACCACAGTAGTGAATCGCCTGGGAAATACTTTTGGGGCCAAAGGCTTCACCAGCATGCACCGTGCAGTTGATATTCTCATTCAGAATCAGTTCAAAGGCTTCTTTGTGGTCCTTGGCGGGATTGTCGTATTCAGCCCCGGCCAGGTCAAAGGCGACAACGCCACGGTTCTTGAAGCTGATCGTCAAACCCGCCAGATCGAGTGAACTTTCAGGGCTGATATGGCGAATACCGCAGATAATCACGCCGGTAATGATATCGTACTGGCGTTCGGCATCGGCCAGGCCTTGTAAAACGGCTTTAACGATCTGGGGCATAGAAAGCCCTTTCTGGGTATGCAACAGCGGGCAGAAACGCACTTCTATATATTTGACATTTTCCTGGGCTGCGTCTTCGGCCAATTCAAAGGCGGTACGGCGCAGGGCATCAAATTCCTGCAGCACGGAGAGGGTGATATCAAAGGCGCGCAGGTATTCCTCAAGGCTTTGGCAGTCTTCTGCCACCTGTACGAGTTTGCGCAGACTCTCAGCATCAGAGGCAGGCAGTTCAACCCCCTGTTTTGCAGCCAGCTCGAGCATGGTTTCAATCCGCATTGAGCCATCGAGGTGAACATGGAGATCGGTTTTGGGAAGTTGCAGGAGAATATCCCGCGTAGGCAATTGTTTCGGCATCGGAAAGGATCCTTACTTTTTACGTTTCTTTTTATTTTAGCAGGCGAAAGCCAGAATTAGGATTTCAGGGCTGAAGGAGGCTCTCCCAATACCCTGATGGGCCCAATCTTCCCCTCTGAGCACGATCTTCCCTCAAGGGAACAGGCTTTCTCAGCACGTTCTTGAAGGGGTTTCAGAAAACAGAACCGCGCCAAAGGCATCCTGAAAACCGAAAACGCTCAAAATGATCCTGAAAATTTTAGTTTTTCAGGGCACAATCATCTTACCTATCCCTTCATCTTGATCTATAATGGCTTTTCTGACAGCATTGTCTGCGATGAACTATCAGAAGATGGATTTTCAAAAAAACTGTAAAGATATTGTGGAAAACTGACCAGCATTAAAAACAGGGTCCCCCCCTGTTCGGGAAACTCTCCCCGGTGATCTGTATACACAGGTTCCGGCACGACCGACCTCTGCTTCTAACCTCCCCGAAAAACCTGTTCAGAATATCTTGCGGCCAGCCACTTCTTGGAAGTGGAATCCTGAAGATCTGTAAGAATGTTTGCGCGAGACTAAATTCTCGTTAACATTCTACTTTTGTTTAGTAAAAGATCGTGTATAATGTGATATCTGTATTGTTGAAAATAGAAGGATAAAGGAGGTCGGCGACTTCCCCTCGGAGAGTACGTCGCCCGGATAGTATGGCACCACCACCAGCTAAAAAAGGAAAAGGCAAAGGCAAAGAAGCCGTTGCCGTCATCAAGCTGCAGATTAATGCAGGTAAAGCCAACCCCGCTCCGCCGATCGGGCCCGCGCTCGGTCAGCATGGCGTGAACATCATGGAATTCTGTAAAGCCTATAATGATCGTACAAAAGATCAAGTGGGTATGATTATTCCTGTTGAGATCAGCGTCTTTGACGACCGCTCTTTTACCTTTGTTACGAAAACCCCCCCCGCCTCTGCACTGATCAAGAAAGCACTCAAGATCGAAAGTGGCTCTTCCAATCCCCAGAAAACCATTGTGGGTTCTTTAACCTCTGACCAGGTCAAAGAAATCGCTCAGGCCAAAATGCCTGACCTCAATGCTCGGGACATCGAAGCTGCCATCAAGATGATTGAGGGTTCTGCTCGGAGCATGGGTGTGGCAGTCAAATAACGCAAGGAAAAGGACTGACAAGCCATGGCACGTTTGACCAAACGACAAAAGCAAATTATTGAACTGGTGGGAGACCAGCCCAATTTTTCTCCCTCTCAGGCTGTGGAACTGGTAAAGCAAGCCAGCCTCGCCAAATTTGATGAAACTGTAGAAGTTGCATTCTGCCTGGGTATCAACCCCAAGCACGCAGACCAGCAGGTACGTTCTACTGTCTCTTTGCCTGAAGGCACAGGACA
This window encodes:
- the tilS gene encoding tRNA lysidine(34) synthetase TilS, which encodes MKNFSDRSFCSGLFVWIEKHQLLLAGSRVLLAVSGGLDSMVMLDFFRRFGQKKYALDFGVAHIDHGLRTESAADALWLNDHCQALAIPFWQIRLAVADVHQTSAQSSLEAVARELRYAWLFSLAREEGFDALATAHTASDQAEGLLMRWVRGAVQGLGGMSPVQERQGLRLIRPLLDTPRAALEAYVEHYQLSWREDSSNAELDFFRNRIRAQVLPLLRAENPRLEQQWCEHALIWQEEQQFLEQLTESAALTVLSTEPEGLRVLLRSFEGLGPALQRRVLKRALTQVCGDWKIFTSRHLEALLQLARAETGKSLNLPRGILARKEKLSILICHLNSDT
- the add gene encoding adenosine deaminase: MPKQLPTRDILLQLPKTDLHVHLDGSMRIETMLELAAKQGVELPASDAESLRKLVQVAEDCQSLEEYLRAFDITLSVLQEFDALRRTAFELAEDAAQENVKYIEVRFCPLLHTQKGLSMPQIVKAVLQGLADAERQYDIITGVIICGIRHISPESSLDLAGLTISFKNRGVVAFDLAGAEYDNPAKDHKEAFELILNENINCTVHAGEAFGPKSISQAIHYCGAHRIGHGTRLIEDRDMLNYVNDHRIPLEICLTSNLQTKAIDKLEHHPLKKYYDLGLRVTINTDNRLISNTTVTDELYLASQIFDLDLHDIANILINGFKSAFLPHNKKTRMLRSVMAELDEILGVHRSKYGY
- the rplK gene encoding 50S ribosomal protein L11; this encodes MAPPPAKKGKGKGKEAVAVIKLQINAGKANPAPPIGPALGQHGVNIMEFCKAYNDRTKDQVGMIIPVEISVFDDRSFTFVTKTPPASALIKKALKIESGSSNPQKTIVGSLTSDQVKEIAQAKMPDLNARDIEAAIKMIEGSARSMGVAVK